In Oryza sativa Japonica Group chromosome 2, ASM3414082v1, the following are encoded in one genomic region:
- the LOC4330564 gene encoding probable amino acid permease 7, producing the protein MGGAGEGDGQTEPLLEKLSNSSSSEIDKRTGTAWTATAHIITAVIGSGVLSLAWSVAQLGWVGGPAAMVLFAGVTLVQSSLLADCYIFHDPDNGVVRNRSYVDAVRFYLGEKSQWFCGFFLNINFFGSGVVYTLTSATSMRAIQKANCYHREGHDAPCSVGGDGYYMLMFGLAQVVLSQIPGFHDMAWLSVLSAAMSFTYSLIGFGLGVAKVITNGVIKGGIGGIAMVSATQKVWRVSQAIGDIAFAYPFASVLLEIEDTLRSPPPESETMRTASRASIAVTTFFYLCCGCFGYAAFGDATPGNLLTGFGFYEPYWLIDFANLCVAVHLLGGYQVYSQPVFAAVERRMGGAGAGVVEVAVPAAVAWPSRWRRGCRVNVYRLCFRTAYVAATTALAVWFPYFNQVVGLLGAFTFWPLSIHFPVEMYLVQKKVAPWTPRWLAVRAFSAACLATGAFASVGSAVGVFSSKTS; encoded by the exons ATGGGAGGAGCAGGGGAAGGCGACGGCCAGACGGAACCGCTCCTCGAGAAGCTCTCGAATTCCTCGTCGTCGGAGATTGACAAGAGAACAG GAACGgcatggacggcgacggcgcacaTCATAACGGCGGTGATCGGCTCCGGCGTGCTGTCGCTGGCGTGGAGCGTGGCGCAGCTCGGCTGGGTCGGAGgaccggcggccatggtgcTCTTCGCCGGAGTGACCCTAGTCCAGTCCTCCCTGCTCGCCGACTGCTACATTTTTCATGACCCGGACAACGGCGTCGTCAGGAACAGGTCCTACGTGGACGCTGTGAGGTTTTACCTAG GTGAGAAGAGCCAGTGGTTCTGTGGCTTTTTCCTCAACATCAACTTTTTCGGGAGTGGGGTGGTGTACACACTCACCTCGGCCACCAGCATGAG GGCGATTCAGAAGGCAAACTGCTACCACCGGGAAGGGCACGACGCGCCGTGCTCCGTCGGCGGAGACGGCTACTACATGCTCATGTTCGGGCTCGCGCAGGTGGTGCTCTCGCAGATACCGGGCTTCCATGACATGGCGTGGCTCTCCGTCCTGTCGGCGGCCATGTCCTTCACCTACTCCCTCATCGGCTTCGGCCTCGGCGTCGCCAAAGTCATAA CTAATGGAGTGATCAAGGGAGGAATCGGGGGGATCGCCATGGTGTCCGCGACGCAGAAGGTGTGGCGAGTCTCGCAGGCGATCGGGGACATCGCGTTCGCCTACCCCTTCGCGTCGGTTCTGCTGGAAATCGAG GACACGctgaggtcgccgccgccggagagcgAGACGATGAGGACGGCGTCGAGGGCGAGCATCGCGGTGACCACCTTCTTCTACCTCTGCTGCGGGTGCTTCGGCTACGCGGCCTTCGGCGACGCCACGCCCGGTAACCTCCTCACCGGCTTCGGCTTCTACGAGCCCTACTGGCTCATCGACTTCGCCAACCTCTGCGTCGCCGTCCACCTCCTCGGCGGCTATCAG GTGTACTCGCAGCCAGTGTtcgcggcggtggagcggcggatgggcggcgcgggggcgggcgtggtggaggtggcggtgccggcggcggtggcgtggccgtcgcggtggcggcgcggctgccGCGTGAACGTGTACAGGCTGTGCTTCCGGACGGCGTacgtggcggcgacgacggcgctggCCGTGTGGTTCCCCTACTTCAACCAGGTGGTCGGGCTGCTCGGCGCCTTCACCTTCTGGCCGCTGTCCATCCACTTCCCCGTCGAGATGTACCTCGTGCAGAAGAAGGTGGCGCCGTGGACGCCGCGGTGGCTCGCCGTCCGCGCCTTCAGCGCCGCCTGCCTCGCCACCGGCGCCTTCGCCTCCGTCGGCTCCGCCGTCGGTGTGTTCTCCTCCAAGACCAGCTAA
- the LOC4330565 gene encoding ADP-ribosylation factor GTPase-activating protein AGD12 translates to MSTTNHYQHIKSNKPVLGKARKLKDLMLKSDNRICADCGAPDPKWASANIGVFLCLKCGDVHRALGPDVSKVLSVTLDDWSDSDIDSMLEIGGNSYANSIYESFLPKDHPKPKMDSTMEYRTKFIRAKYETQDFLKPSLRITSKGSFDATNAVKSVTSSISSASGKHVADDTREFVGELNITVVRGIQLAVRDMLTSDPYVVLTLGEQKAQTTVKPSDLNPVWNEVLKISIPRNYGPLKLEVYDHDTFSADDIMGEAEIDLQPMITAVMAFGDPSRVGDMQIGRWFMTKDNALVKDSTVNVVSGKVKQEVHLKLQNVESGEMELELEWVPIP, encoded by the exons ATGAGTACCACTAATCACTATCAACACATCAAGTCAAACAAGCCTGTTCTAG GCAAAGCAAGAAAATTGAAGGATCTAATGTTAAAAAGTGACAACCGGATATGTGCTGATTGTGGTGCACCTGATCCCAAATGGGC GTCTGCTAATATCGGAGTATTTCTTTGCTTAAAGTGTGGAGATGTACATAGAGCACTTGGACCAGACGTTTCAAAG gtTTTGTCAGTAACTCTGGATGATTGGTCTGATAGTGATATAGATTCCATGCTTGAGATTGGTGGAAACTCATATGCAAATTCCATTTATGAGTCTTTTCTTCCAAAAGATCACCCAAAACCCAAGATGGATTCAACTATGGAATATAGGACTAAATTTATAAG AGCCAAGTATGAGACACAAGATTTTTTGAAGCCAAGTTTGCGCATTACATCAAAGGGTTCTTTTGATGCGACCAATGCTGTGAAGAGTGTAACTAGCAGTATCTCTAGCGCTTCAGGGAAGCATGTCGCT GACGATACAAGAGAATTTGTTGGAGAGCTGAACATTACAGTGGTAAGAGGTATTCAGTTGGCCGTCAGAGACATGCTAACGAGCGATCCATATGTTGTTCTAACACTTGGGGAGCAG AAAGCTCAAACCACTGTTAAACCGAGTGACTTGAACCCAGTATGGAATGAGGTGCTTAAGATATCAATTCCTCGAAATTATGGACCTCTTAAACTT GAAGTATACGACCATGATACGTTCTCTGCTGATGATATCATGGGGGAAGCGGAGATAGATCTTCAACCAATGATCACAGCCGTCATGGCCTTTGGAGATCCCTCGCGTGTTGGTGACATGCAAATTGGAAGGTGGTTCATGACCAAAGACAATGCCCTGGTGAAAGATAGCACTGTCAATGTTGTGTCGGGCAAGGTAAAACAGGAAGTGCACCTAAAGTTGCAGAATGTAGAATCAGGTGAGATGGAGTTAGAACTGGAATGGGTTCCAATACCCTAG
- the LOC4330567 gene encoding KH domain-containing protein At5g56140 isoform X3, which produces MASGRYMAYSPSPSTTPHSPRIPGLRAASSAVADQEKYLAELLAERHKLSPFIPVLPNSVRLLNQEILRVSTLLENASLLNQSGLEHGSPLTTGGLYSNGAAADMNGWTSAFQSEGSPAYSWRGGSQGSSSGLIVKKTMKVDIPVDKYPTFNFVGRILGPRGNSLKRVEATTDCRVLIRGRGSIKDPAREDMMRGKPGYEHLNEPLHILVEAELPVEIIDTRLIQARDILEDLLKPVDESQDFFKKQQLRELAMLNGTLREEGMQRSGSASPFHNSLGMKRAKTRG; this is translated from the exons atggCGTCGGGACGGTACATGGCGTACTCGCCTTCGCCCTCCACCACCCCGCACTCCCCGCGCATCcccggcctccgcgccgcctcctccgccgtcgccgaccaggAGAA GTACCTCGCGGAGCTGCTAGCGGAGCGGCACAAGCTGAGCCCGTTCATCCCAGTGCTCCCTAATAGTGTACGGCTGCTGAATCAAG AAATTTTACGTGTTTCCACACTATTGGAGAACGCGTCCCTTTTAAATCAAAGTGGCCTTGAACATGGTAGTCCACTAACAACTGGAGGATTATATTCAAATGGAGCAGCAGCTGATATGAATGGGTGGACATCAGCATTTCAATCAGAA GGTTCACCAGCTTATAGCTGGCGTGGAGGTTCTCAAGGCAGTTCCTCTGGACTAATTGTTAAGAAAACCATGAAGGTTGATATCCCAGTAGACAAATATCCCACA TTCAATTTCGTTGGCCGCATCCTTGGTCCTAGAGGAAATTCTTTGAAGCGAGTGGAAGCAACCACCGACTGCCGTGTGCTTATAAGAGGTCGGGGAAGCATTAAAGATCCAGCTCGG GAGGACATGATGCGAGGGAAACCAGGTTATGAACATCTGAATGAACCCCTGCACATATTGGTTGAGGCAGAACTGCCTGTTGAAATTATTGATACCCGTCTGATCCAAGCCCGTGATATCCTTGAAGATCTGCTGAAGCCTGTG GACGAGTCTCAGGACTTCTTCAAGAAGCAGCAGCTCCGGGAACTCGCCATGCTCAATGGCACCCTCCGTGAAGAAGGGATGCAAAGATCTGGCTCAGCttcccctttccacaacagcctTGGAATGAAGAGGGCGAAGACAAGGGGGTAA
- the LOC4330567 gene encoding KH domain-containing protein At5g56140 isoform X2 — MGGRASAAAAVAAFGRRAARLRSWQIRPVPAWILRAVRFPPRYLAELLAERHKLSPFIPVLPNSVRLLNQEILRVSTLLENASLLNQSGLEHGSPLTTGGLYSNGAAADMNGWTSAFQSEGSPAYSWRGGSQGSSSGLIVKKTMKVDIPVDKYPTFNFVGRILGPRGNSLKRVEATTDCRVLIRGRGSIKDPAREDMMRGKPGYEHLNEPLHILVEAELPVEIIDTRLIQARDILEDLLKPVDESQDFFKKQQLRELAMLNGTLREEGMQRSGSASPFHNSLGMKRAKTRG, encoded by the exons ATGGGGGGAcgagcctccgccgccgccgccgtggcggcctTCGGAAGGCGTGCGGCTCGGCTGCGATCGTGGCAGATTCGGCCGGTTCCAGCGTGGATTCTACGTGCTGTGAGATTCCCCCCAAG GTACCTCGCGGAGCTGCTAGCGGAGCGGCACAAGCTGAGCCCGTTCATCCCAGTGCTCCCTAATAGTGTACGGCTGCTGAATCAAG AAATTTTACGTGTTTCCACACTATTGGAGAACGCGTCCCTTTTAAATCAAAGTGGCCTTGAACATGGTAGTCCACTAACAACTGGAGGATTATATTCAAATGGAGCAGCAGCTGATATGAATGGGTGGACATCAGCATTTCAATCAGAA GGTTCACCAGCTTATAGCTGGCGTGGAGGTTCTCAAGGCAGTTCCTCTGGACTAATTGTTAAGAAAACCATGAAGGTTGATATCCCAGTAGACAAATATCCCACA TTCAATTTCGTTGGCCGCATCCTTGGTCCTAGAGGAAATTCTTTGAAGCGAGTGGAAGCAACCACCGACTGCCGTGTGCTTATAAGAGGTCGGGGAAGCATTAAAGATCCAGCTCGG GAGGACATGATGCGAGGGAAACCAGGTTATGAACATCTGAATGAACCCCTGCACATATTGGTTGAGGCAGAACTGCCTGTTGAAATTATTGATACCCGTCTGATCCAAGCCCGTGATATCCTTGAAGATCTGCTGAAGCCTGTG GACGAGTCTCAGGACTTCTTCAAGAAGCAGCAGCTCCGGGAACTCGCCATGCTCAATGGCACCCTCCGTGAAGAAGGGATGCAAAGATCTGGCTCAGCttcccctttccacaacagcctTGGAATGAAGAGGGCGAAGACAAGGGGGTAA
- the LOC4330567 gene encoding KH domain-containing protein At4g26480 isoform X1, producing MGGRASAAAAVAAFGRRAARLRSWQIRPVPAWILRAVRFPPRFFLWRESDVGFKEFLASDLIPPRRDLPFVVAPLHFDCVEQVGCSIQRLLRYLAELLAERHKLSPFIPVLPNSVRLLNQEILRVSTLLENASLLNQSGLEHGSPLTTGGLYSNGAAADMNGWTSAFQSEGSPAYSWRGGSQGSSSGLIVKKTMKVDIPVDKYPTFNFVGRILGPRGNSLKRVEATTDCRVLIRGRGSIKDPAREDMMRGKPGYEHLNEPLHILVEAELPVEIIDTRLIQARDILEDLLKPVDESQDFFKKQQLRELAMLNGTLREEGMQRSGSASPFHNSLGMKRAKTRG from the exons ATGGGGGGAcgagcctccgccgccgccgccgtggcggcctTCGGAAGGCGTGCGGCTCGGCTGCGATCGTGGCAGATTCGGCCGGTTCCAGCGTGGATTCTACGTGCTGTGAGATTCCCCCCAAGGTTTTTTTTGTGGCGTGAATCTGATGTCGGGTTTAAGGAATTTTTAGCATCGGATCTGATTCCCCCGCGGCGAGATCTCCCGTTTGTGGTAGCTCCACTTCATTTTGACTGTGTCGAACAAGTGGGATGCTCGATTCAGCGTTTGCTGAG GTACCTCGCGGAGCTGCTAGCGGAGCGGCACAAGCTGAGCCCGTTCATCCCAGTGCTCCCTAATAGTGTACGGCTGCTGAATCAAG AAATTTTACGTGTTTCCACACTATTGGAGAACGCGTCCCTTTTAAATCAAAGTGGCCTTGAACATGGTAGTCCACTAACAACTGGAGGATTATATTCAAATGGAGCAGCAGCTGATATGAATGGGTGGACATCAGCATTTCAATCAGAA GGTTCACCAGCTTATAGCTGGCGTGGAGGTTCTCAAGGCAGTTCCTCTGGACTAATTGTTAAGAAAACCATGAAGGTTGATATCCCAGTAGACAAATATCCCACA TTCAATTTCGTTGGCCGCATCCTTGGTCCTAGAGGAAATTCTTTGAAGCGAGTGGAAGCAACCACCGACTGCCGTGTGCTTATAAGAGGTCGGGGAAGCATTAAAGATCCAGCTCGG GAGGACATGATGCGAGGGAAACCAGGTTATGAACATCTGAATGAACCCCTGCACATATTGGTTGAGGCAGAACTGCCTGTTGAAATTATTGATACCCGTCTGATCCAAGCCCGTGATATCCTTGAAGATCTGCTGAAGCCTGTG GACGAGTCTCAGGACTTCTTCAAGAAGCAGCAGCTCCGGGAACTCGCCATGCTCAATGGCACCCTCCGTGAAGAAGGGATGCAAAGATCTGGCTCAGCttcccctttccacaacagcctTGGAATGAAGAGGGCGAAGACAAGGGGGTAA